One stretch of Dissulfurimicrobium hydrothermale DNA includes these proteins:
- a CDS encoding two-component system sensor histidine kinase NtrB — protein MISGADSRLISMIFDSINGAIILVDEGGLISSANRRAIEMFSADDRDLVGLPFKALFMPEDRDILAENVINITRRDGEFETEAMLLKRDSGFFMGLVSTSMLETGEGKAVVVIVHDITKLKGLERLLSKSERMIFLGHMLDDISHQIRNPILTIGGFARRLAKIDMPKRDYVQVILEECMRLELLLSTLTEFIRLAKPDPRPIPVGSVIDELASIVKEAALENGLKHNVSMQEGLNGTEEILVDVAAFKKAVIAGLLNACESYYEKCRSDGSGVVDLEVRPSDQPPWTLMFVISDQGDGIRPSIMPHVFDPFFTTKTGHIGMGLTFAKRIQEEQGGHIEIRSEFGKGSSLYLYLLSERRRAVRTQLL, from the coding sequence ATGATATCTGGTGCTGATTCAAGACTTATTTCCATGATCTTCGACAGCATAAACGGTGCGATAATCCTTGTGGATGAAGGCGGACTAATCTCATCTGCAAACAGGAGGGCCATCGAGATGTTTTCTGCAGATGATCGAGACCTTGTCGGTCTTCCTTTTAAGGCGCTGTTTATGCCTGAGGACAGGGACATATTGGCAGAGAATGTCATCAACATTACGCGGAGGGATGGTGAATTCGAGACTGAGGCTATGCTTCTGAAGAGGGATTCGGGTTTTTTCATGGGGCTCGTCTCCACATCTATGCTTGAGACAGGGGAAGGCAAGGCGGTTGTTGTCATCGTCCATGACATAACCAAGTTGAAGGGTCTGGAGCGCCTGCTGAGTAAGTCTGAGCGCATGATCTTTCTCGGCCATATGCTCGACGATATAAGCCATCAGATCAGAAACCCGATCTTGACCATAGGTGGGTTTGCAAGACGCCTTGCAAAGATAGATATGCCTAAAAGGGATTACGTTCAGGTCATTCTGGAGGAGTGTATGAGGCTTGAACTATTGCTTTCAACCCTGACGGAGTTCATTAGGCTTGCAAAACCCGATCCGAGGCCGATCCCTGTCGGCTCAGTCATAGATGAGCTGGCATCTATTGTAAAAGAGGCGGCGTTGGAGAACGGCCTCAAACATAATGTTTCAATGCAGGAAGGCCTTAACGGCACAGAGGAGATACTGGTGGATGTAGCCGCATTTAAAAAGGCGGTTATTGCCGGACTGTTGAATGCCTGCGAGTCATATTACGAAAAGTGCCGGTCAGATGGTTCCGGAGTGGTCGATTTGGAAGTCAGGCCGTCAGACCAGCCACCGTGGACGCTCATGTTTGTCATAAGTGATCAAGGGGATGGGATAAGGCCTAGTATCATGCCGCATGTCTTTGACCCGTTTTTTACCACCAAAACTGGGCATATAGGAATGGGACTTACTTTTGCAAAGCGTATCCAGGAGGAGCAGGGCGGACATATCGAGATACGCTCTGAATTCGGTAAGGGGAGTAGTCTCTATTTGTATCTGCTCAGCGAGAGGAGGAGGGCGGTAAGGACGCAGCTTCTTTAA
- the aroB gene encoding 3-dehydroquinate synthase: MMGEPDETGARSDFNFIRYKVNVPLGERAYKILIGPGLLSDAAGLLKPYVQSGRCIIVTDTNIEGYLGRDLTHLLRQAGLDAELISFEAGEASKRMDTVVELARKMVALKADRDTVLIALGGGVVGDVAGFLASIYMRGIAFVQAPTTLLAQVDSSVGGKTGVDLPEGKNLLGTFYQPRLVIADIATLATLNQQEIRNGLAEVVKYAMIKDPALFDLLEARPSDALNLEPELISHIVRTSCRIKAKVVCADEREGGLRRILNFGHTAGHAIEAASKYEMPHGEAVAIGMIVAMRLSVAKGLTNDAVLKRLERLLRSLGLPTRIPSQFQIDEIITLTASDKKSRGGRIHFVLSGGPGRAVITDDVSREEFFNAIEASKGPETLKEAASLPPSSSR, from the coding sequence ATGATGGGTGAACCAGACGAAACAGGCGCCAGGTCTGATTTTAATTTTATCCGATACAAGGTCAATGTGCCGCTTGGAGAAAGGGCCTACAAGATCCTGATAGGACCAGGACTCCTGTCCGACGCTGCAGGACTTTTAAAACCGTATGTCCAATCCGGACGCTGCATAATCGTGACAGATACAAATATCGAGGGATACCTTGGGCGCGACCTGACGCACCTCCTTAGACAGGCCGGGCTTGATGCCGAGTTGATCTCATTTGAGGCTGGAGAGGCCTCGAAACGCATGGACACGGTGGTTGAGCTCGCGCGAAAGATGGTCGCATTAAAGGCGGACAGGGATACGGTCTTGATCGCCCTTGGCGGCGGGGTGGTTGGAGACGTAGCGGGGTTTCTCGCCTCCATCTACATGAGGGGGATTGCGTTCGTGCAGGCGCCGACCACACTTCTTGCCCAGGTTGACAGCTCTGTCGGCGGAAAGACCGGAGTAGATCTTCCGGAGGGCAAAAATCTCCTTGGGACATTTTACCAGCCCAGGCTTGTAATCGCGGACATTGCAACCCTTGCCACCCTTAACCAGCAGGAGATCAGAAATGGTCTGGCCGAGGTGGTCAAATATGCAATGATCAAAGACCCTGCCCTCTTTGATCTGCTTGAGGCAAGGCCATCGGACGCCTTGAATCTTGAGCCCGAGCTTATATCTCACATAGTTCGGACCTCTTGTAGGATAAAGGCCAAGGTCGTCTGTGCGGATGAACGGGAGGGTGGGCTTAGACGTATCTTGAACTTTGGGCACACGGCAGGCCATGCGATAGAGGCCGCTTCCAAATATGAGATGCCGCACGGTGAGGCCGTTGCAATCGGCATGATTGTTGCGATGCGACTCTCTGTGGCAAAGGGCCTCACGAACGACGCCGTGCTGAAACGGCTTGAAAGGCTTTTGAGATCGCTTGGGCTCCCTACCCGTATCCCGTCTCAGTTTCAAATCGACGAGATCATAACACTAACAGCGAGCGACAAGAAATCAAGGGGCGGCAGAATACACTTTGTGCTCTCAGGTGGCCCGGGCAGGGCCGTTATAACTGATGACGTAAGCAGAGAGGAGTTCTTTAACGCCATAGAGGCGTCAAAAGGGCCTGAAACGCTTAAAGAAGCTGCGTCCTTACCGCCCTCCTCCTCTCGCTGA
- the ndk gene encoding nucleoside-diphosphate kinase, producing MERTLSIIKPDGVSRGLIGEVINRFEKAGIRIVAMKMLKMTKKEAEGFYEVHKNKPFFGSLTDFMSSGPVVVMVLEGEDVIRRNRELMGATNYKEAKPGTIRADFASDIEKNIVHGSDSPGNAAKEIAYFFSTLELV from the coding sequence ATGGAACGTACGCTTTCAATCATCAAGCCGGATGGCGTATCAAGGGGTCTTATTGGAGAAGTTATCAACCGCTTCGAAAAGGCGGGTATCAGGATCGTCGCCATGAAGATGCTTAAAATGACAAAAAAAGAGGCTGAAGGGTTTTATGAAGTTCACAAAAACAAACCATTTTTCGGGAGCCTTACAGACTTCATGTCGTCCGGCCCGGTCGTCGTCATGGTACTGGAAGGCGAGGATGTGATCAGGCGGAATCGTGAATTGATGGGGGCTACGAATTACAAAGAGGCGAAGCCTGGTACGATAAGGGCCGATTTTGCAAGCGACATAGAAAAGAACATAGTCCATGGTTCAGATTCGCCTGGGAATGCGGCGAAGGAGATAGCATATTTCTTCAGCACCCTTGAACTAGTTTAA
- a CDS encoding YfcE family phosphodiesterase, which yields MRLAVISDSHDHVWNTRKAIEQANRLGVQLMIHCGDMVSPFMLEEFDRFNGRLHLILGNNPGDQILLMKSVLSRSDRVEFHGCFGRVEVLGMSIAFIHDPLEAGHIARSGDFRLVCFGHTHRWFMEDMGGTLLLNPGEILGRKEQPGWALVEISDAGNVDDIRPFRIERIFVDGSV from the coding sequence ATGAGGTTAGCAGTTATAAGTGATAGTCACGACCATGTCTGGAATACGAGAAAGGCGATCGAGCAGGCGAACAGGCTTGGCGTCCAGCTGATGATCCATTGTGGCGACATGGTCTCACCGTTCATGCTTGAGGAGTTTGACAGGTTTAACGGCAGGCTCCATTTGATCCTCGGCAACAATCCAGGGGATCAGATACTCTTGATGAAGAGTGTGCTTTCAAGGTCTGACCGTGTGGAGTTTCATGGGTGTTTTGGGCGGGTTGAGGTCTTGGGTATGTCTATAGCCTTTATCCATGACCCGTTGGAGGCCGGTCACATCGCGCGTTCGGGCGATTTTCGTCTGGTCTGTTTCGGCCATACTCACAGATGGTTTATGGAAGACATGGGCGGCACGCTCCTTTTAAACCCAGGCGAGATATTGGGGAGAAAGGAGCAGCCCGGCTGGGCCTTGGTTGAGATTTCAGACGCCGGCAATGTCGATGACATAAGACCCTTCAGGATTGAGCGTATCTTCGTTGACGGTTCGGTGTAA
- the thiL gene encoding thiamine-phosphate kinase, whose product MNRGCEIDFISRLAQKAAAHGSDPDLMAGIGDDCALIRKDGGLLVVTTDTLVEGVHFDLAYFDPWHLGRKAAGVNLSDIAAMGAKPRWAFLNIASRPGLPSGFWDRFTDGLLSKLSAFGAVLAGGDTVSAPHDLSVTLTLIGEPVSGGQSGNRLRRSGARPGDIIYCSGYLGDAAAGLYYLRRYAHCDAMKGIVRGRCISRLVERHIDPEPRVGLGMALAASGLVCSAIDLSDGVATDLAHICRASGLGAELDASLLPISRAVRSVSRLFGLSPIGLAVSGGEDFELLWTVSAEDEQAMLRIAASALGHYPFRIGRMTLTGGSGVILRLNGRLIDITFCGYGHEI is encoded by the coding sequence TTGAATCGGGGCTGTGAAATTGATTTTATATCGAGGCTGGCCCAAAAGGCTGCTGCCCATGGTTCTGATCCTGACCTGATGGCTGGCATAGGAGATGATTGTGCGCTCATACGGAAAGACGGCGGCCTACTTGTGGTAACCACTGATACCTTGGTAGAGGGGGTTCACTTTGATCTTGCCTATTTTGATCCGTGGCATCTGGGCAGAAAGGCCGCCGGAGTGAATTTGAGCGACATAGCCGCTATGGGCGCCAAACCCCGTTGGGCCTTTTTGAATATAGCCTCCCGTCCTGGCCTTCCATCAGGATTCTGGGATCGTTTTACAGATGGGTTGTTGTCCAAACTTTCTGCATTTGGTGCGGTTTTGGCCGGTGGAGATACAGTAAGCGCCCCGCATGACCTCTCAGTGACTTTGACTTTGATAGGAGAGCCGGTATCTGGCGGTCAGTCTGGCAATCGGTTGAGGCGTTCGGGCGCGCGTCCAGGAGACATAATCTATTGTTCAGGTTATTTAGGCGATGCTGCAGCCGGTCTTTATTATTTGAGGCGTTATGCCCATTGCGATGCAATGAAAGGCATCGTGAGAGGGCGATGCATAAGTCGGCTTGTCGAGAGGCATATTGACCCTGAACCTAGGGTCGGTTTGGGAATGGCCCTTGCTGCGAGCGGACTCGTTTGTTCGGCTATTGATTTGTCAGACGGCGTGGCAACCGATCTCGCTCATATCTGCAGGGCCTCTGGGCTTGGGGCTGAACTGGACGCGTCGTTGCTCCCCATTTCGAGGGCCGTCAGGTCTGTTTCAAGGTTATTCGGTCTTTCGCCGATCGGTCTTGCCGTTTCGGGCGGGGAAGACTTTGAGCTTTTGTGGACCGTTTCAGCCGAGGATGAGCAGGCGATGCTCAGGATTGCAGCCAGCGCGTTGGGCCATTATCCGTTCAGGATAGGACGCATGACCTTGACCGGCGGAAGCGGGGTAATCCTCCGTTTGAATGGACGTTTGATCGATATAACTTTTTGTGGTTATGGGCACGAGATCTAA
- a CDS encoding methylated-DNA--[protein]-cysteine S-methyltransferase — protein MGTRSKVGGRELFYLKLLGEVLEVEAYWKDGYLIRLDLRMRSRERPDGEIEGIPPSGLKEGLMAVLDGADPRNIVPAEVRGSLFQIKVWTALLTAAPYATVLTYGGFAERLGCGSPRSVGQALKANPLPLLVPCHRVVGKNGWLGGYSCGIEIKRLLLRYECEMGGLR, from the coding sequence ATGGGCACGAGATCTAAGGTAGGGGGACGAGAGCTATTTTATCTTAAGCTTTTGGGTGAGGTCTTAGAGGTCGAGGCATATTGGAAAGACGGATATCTTATTAGGCTTGACTTGAGGATGCGCAGCCGCGAAAGGCCCGACGGTGAAATAGAGGGCATCCCTCCTTCAGGGTTGAAGGAGGGCCTTATGGCGGTCCTTGATGGTGCTGATCCACGCAATATTGTGCCTGCCGAGGTCAGGGGGAGTTTGTTCCAGATAAAGGTATGGACGGCCCTCCTGACCGCTGCACCCTATGCCACTGTACTTACCTACGGCGGGTTTGCGGAGAGACTTGGATGCGGATCACCTAGGTCTGTAGGACAGGCGCTTAAGGCAAACCCATTGCCTCTACTTGTGCCGTGCCACAGAGTAGTGGGCAAGAACGGTTGGCTTGGCGGATATTCCTGCGGCATAGAGATCAAGAGACTCCTTTTGAGATATGAATGTGAAATGGGTGGTTTAAGATGA